In Drosophila pseudoobscura strain MV-25-SWS-2005 chromosome 4, UCI_Dpse_MV25, whole genome shotgun sequence, the following proteins share a genomic window:
- the LOC4816905 gene encoding uncharacterized protein isoform X4, with protein sequence MDIALRGTGTGTASTTGTGTGTGTGTSSGPRSGTAGSGLHHAVSLGNIEVSAKATYSSHMDRSYDSEDENTGRRRLRHTLSTELQPRASVYSRGDIREQYCLTDRQLHSIEQRPRRERFFGCLSRRGQTQSGSFLGGCVGRRVPSDENLAAYAPFEKYPRYQNNYTDTHELDSSYFRRQPASILSTGKSSEPDLGGRYTWIGQQQQQTNNNTEYQTNHSSYHCPTYATMPNTHHHQQQQQQAGRTKHVSFARSHTLTSFDMNVNAGFRPSGRLRTASSQERLIGGKKPIIASGSMYETLQPTVPQSSTLPKTWLPPPVQLATCQHHHAPIHLHQPLPDNMLGLIIPQPLPMALPPPSPEVLIVEKKFRNAMKTQATQTDVAARRQAAGYSPQVLSLSPRPPHRVKVVSQGAQTNGLQNGKKLTKSLSEIPNGKDVQPYHYQQGMIYPHEMIYRTQSQDVTPLQTLSDAQNNIMYYKPPPPLLDPHSYGLGMEHLSRGRPSAAEQNVEYVNVNAAAVALNESFDYESNSLPRRACTSHARTETDYYSNSLPRRADTLHSHDMCKHITECVDLIPDNGIDLDFTRPHLLPPPSEYCKNDDDVEDVEEYYDDEEEEDGPSHPHETESYSSEVCMEQAARRMSMLPQMMDSPFRRDDLRRQSMPVYGQTEKLIDGFGPRTSFRRRDKVSCFPDDTQVGIGTRRDEQEIFIDFKPHVSPKPSPKLQVKHRKQHKAEIAMRKMQQQRMAQAAAHTLPKPKTVDVEVRKAELVPSDEDEEEDDTQDQDQEEEDEEEAESERNRTENDHPDDEEPIYENIIPCGCKVEPPQLPPPPLILEDIQDKRSQFRKRSVSLDDDYAAAAGIFPTPGPGLRLPSTPASPCREELLLANVSTYPSSDSLANDTTRDHSDGIWNESQVTVLTADQHISDGSYSSNLLLTPSSKRKNLLLQHQQRSSVDTDALDFEEQSPTYGLQTLPKIIKTPTPTTSRPASTLPLVPPPAIAVTPSSNQPLDSAITSPLPKRSMMPRGSVPDARQLMYPSGVGGKQRHSDASFLPMAGADYARSADISECSTNTDEYATCTDNSKRTPGIKTPPTTTSSSSATQVPVSTQSSQLEKTHAGSSFESASSLYSMREDLLHDGSSEKQTKVSQSSLKSPMGGSVAELTKKSPSHSISSTTSSGSCQVIKSPAKDSQQPQAVATSSSTSAQQIKAEAPEAVAVSVAAVSAAVKGKPKPDSISEDERSEVRYSSSGYYESPHDEDDEEQVTTTCKARRLRHEDNKRRKTSMKLDIEKENMRALTSPIKKAAAGKQQSLQSPEQHSAAGALENGSPSKIKRFRPKIRRQLRKSSREDVLAAAVARRTRPTIYGLSSASGDTELLLDASMTTTLGPSPRPSIVPTTAAITTETTTTTVMGAAPPPPQAQEQEQLKKPHSCATPTSLLSPKLPTVSSTQSKSTSEATFQLKAKSIESLRSVSPGSDSVFYSEADGTAASATDQGHCHHCGKEMEGKQQELAGDSVESIPYIEQEADIVKPPSDFADSPVTTKTTQRLYKKMDKRFRSEERYHAGERGRHYKTRQENIRAKSEERGRAPSLPNTPVLRPAGSSPCVLPDINTEQNHHIIYKGHYDEGRYTRLTDDDLWTQLDHQCFDRSRERRASTESEKGFHAKYQVILHRLVQRRCTLEMYHRQKNNNFRVDKTVVVKSDSGEFGFRIHGSKPVVVAAIEPETPAESSGLEVGDIIISVNGVQVLDKHHTEVVKIAHDGCEKLELQVARTIGVLMHEQLEPPSEPIFSGYLWRQSGQAKGAPNAKKWVRRWFSLRPDNCLYYYKTEDDSQPVGAMIMAKHTVDLCPVDIGKPFAFKVDAGEGIPMYVAADSDDLANRWLNLLRQAASQDNQWLDKSARCLYQAPTSIQRPDCFGYLLKLGSRWCGWSKRYCVLKDACLYFYQDANSKSAFGMACLHGYKVASMSTNASGKKNSFEIIPPETKLRHYYFCTESEMDKKRWISALEYSIDRWIKSG encoded by the exons ATGGATATTGCCTTGCgtggcacgggcacgggcacagcATCAacgactggcactggcactggcactggcacgggCACGAGCTCTGGTCCTCGCAGCGGCACTGCCGGCAGTG GTCTACACCATGCTGTGTCATTGGGCAACATTGAGGTCTCCGCTAAG GCCACCTACTCCAGCCATATGGACCGCAGCTACGACTCCGAAGATGAAAACACGGGCCGACGACGACTCCGTcacacgctttccaccgagcTACAACCACGCGCCTCCGTCTACTCGCGCGGGGATATCAGGGAACAG TACTGCCTAACAGATCGACAGCTGCATAGCATAGAGCAGCGTCCGCGTCGAGAACGCTTCTTTGGGTGCCTTTCGCGTCGCGGACAGACGCAGTCGGGCAGCTTTCTGGGCGGCTGTGTGGGCCGTCGAGTGCCCTCCGACGAGAATCTGGCAGCATATGCGCCATTCGAGAAGTATCCACG ATATCAGAACAACTACACGGACACACACGAATTGGATAGTTCCTATTTTCGACGACAACCAGCCTCGATTCTAAGCACGGGAAAGTCGAGTGAACCGGATCTGGGTGGACGATATACCTGGATaggacagcagcaacagcaaaccaacaacaacacagagTACCAAACGAACCATAG CTCGTATCACTGCCCCACGTACGCCACGATGCCGAACACCcatcaccatcagcagcagcagcagcaggcgggaAG AACCAAACATGTGAGCTTTGCTCGCTCGCATACCCTCACCAGCTTCGACATGAACGTGAATGCGGGTTTCCGACCGTCGGGACGCTTGAGGACGGCCAGCAGTCAGGAGCGTTTGATTGGCGGCAAGAAGCCCATCATTGCCTCTGGCTCCATGTACGAGACACTGCAGCCCACAGTGCCGCAGAGCTCTACGCTGCCCAAAACCTGGCTGCCACCGCCAGTCCAACTCGCGACATGCCAGCATCATCATGCGCCCATTCATCTCCATCAGCCACTGCCGG ATAACATGTTGGGTCTCATCATACCACAACCTCTGCCCATGGCCTTGCCGCCGCCCAGTCCTGAGGTCCTTATTGTGGAGAAAAAGTTCCGGAATGCCATGAAAACTCAGGCCACGCAAACGGATGTGGCCGCCCGACGTCAGGCGGCGGGCTATAGCCCCCAAGTCTTGTCGTTGAGCCCAAGGCCTCCACATCGCGTTAAGGTGGTCTCGCAGGGCGCCCAGACCAATGGCCTGCAGAACGGCAAGAAGCTAACGAAGAGTCTCTCGGAGATTCCCAATGGCAAGGATGTACAGCCGTATCACTATCAGCAGGG AATGATTTACCCCCATGAAATGATCTACCGAACTCAGTCCCAGGATGTGACTCCTCTGCAAACCCTCTCGGATGCGCAGAACAACATCATGTACTACAAGCCGCCGCCCCCGCTCTTGGATCCCCACAGCTACGGCCTGGGCATGGAGCATTTGAGCAGAGGACGTCCCTCTGCGGCGGAACAGAATGTGGAGTACGTGAATGTGAATGCCGCCGCGGTGGCCCTCAATGAGAGCTTCGACTACGAGAGCAACAGTTTGCCGCGGAGGGCGTGCACCTCGCATGCGCGCACGGAAACGGATTACTACTCGAACAGTCTGCCCCGACGAGCGGATACCCTGCACAGCCACGACATGTGCAAGCATATTACGGAGTGTGTGGACCTCATCCCGGACAACGGGATAGACCTGGACTTTACGCGTCCCCACCTTCTGCCGCCGCCGAGTGAGTACTGCAAGAACGATGACGACGTGGAGGACGTGGAGGAGTACTacgacgatgaggaggaggaggacggtCCCTCACATCCCCACGAGACGGAGAGCTACAGCTCGGAGGTGTGCATGGAGCAGGCGGCCCGTCGCATGTCCATGTTGCCGCAGATGATGGACTCGCCCTTTCGAAGGGACGACCTGCGGCGTCAGTCCATGCCGGTTTATGGCCAAACCGAGAAGCTCATCGACGGCTTTGGGCCGCGCACATCCTTCCGACGACGCGACAAGGTGAGCTGCTTTCCGGATGACACTCAGGTGGGGATCGGGACCAGGCGCGATGAGCAGGAGATTTTCATTGACTTCAAGCCGCACGTGTCGCCGAAGCCCAGTCCCAAGCTGCAGGTGAAACACCGAAAGCAGCACAAGGCGGAGATCGCCATGCGgaagatgcagcagcagcggatgGCCCAGGCCGCTGCTCACACCCTTCCGAAGCCAAAGACAGTCGATGTTGAGGTTAGAAAAGCTGAACTTGTGCCCagcgacgaggacgaggaagaggacgACACCCAGGACCAGGATCAGGAGGAggaagacgaagaagaggcCGAATCCGAGCGCAACAGAACGGAGAACGATCATCCCGACGATGAGGAACCCATCTACGAGAACATTATCCCGTGTGGCTGCAAGGTGGAGCCACCACAGCTGCCGCCACCACCCCTCATCCTCGAGGACATTCAGGACAAGCGCTCGCAGTTCCGCAAACGATCCGTCAGCCTGGATGATGACTATGCCGCTGCAGCGGGCATCTTTCCCACTCCCGGGCCCGGACTCCGTCTGCCCTCCACTCCGGCCAGTCCATGCcgggaggagctgctgctggccaatgTCTCAACTTATCCATCCTCAGACTCGCTGGCCAACGACACCACACGCGATCATTCCGACGGCATCTGGAACGAGTCGCAGGTCACCGTCCTAACCGCCGATCAGCACATCTCCGACGGTTCGTACAGCTCCAACTTGCTGCTGACTCCGTCGTCGAAGCGAAAGAAtctcctgctgcagcatcagcagcgtAGCTCCGTGGACACGGATGCCCTGGATTTTGAAGAACAG AGTCCCACCTATGGCCTACAAACACTGCCAAAGATCATCAAGACCCCGACACCAACAACGTCCAGGCCTGCCTCCACTCTGCCTCTGGTACCGCCGCCAGCGATTGCCGTGACCCCATCGAGCAATCAACCCCTGGACTCTGCCATAACCTCGCCACTGCCCAAGCGCAGCATGATGCCCAGGGGATCCGTGCCGGATGCTCGTCAGCTGATGTATCCGAGTGGTGTAGGCGGCAAACAGAG ACACTCGGACGCCTCGTTTCTGCCCATGGCCGGGGCGGACTATGCCAGAAGTGCGGATATCTCAGAGTGCAGCACGAATACAGATGAGTATGCCACCTGTACGGACAACTCGAAGCGTACACCAGGTATTAAGACACCGCCGACAACGACAAGTTCATCGTCCGCCACACAAGTGCCAG TTTCCACTCAAAGCTCACAGCTGGAGAAGACGCATGCGGGCAGCTCCTTCGAGAGCGCCAGTTCTCTGTACTCCATGCGGGAGGACCTGCTCCATGATGGATCCTCGGAAAAGCAAACGAAAGTGTCGCAGTCTTCGCTTAAGTCCCCCATGGGTGGTTCTGTGGCAGAGTTGACAAAAAAGTCGCCCTCGCATTCGATCAGCAGCACCACATCCTCGGGCAGTTGTCAGGTCATCAAGTCTCCAGCTAAAGATTCCCAGCAGCCCCAGGCGGTGGCCACCAGCTCCTCCACCAGTGCCCAGCAAATTAAGGCAGAGGCACcagaggcggtggcggtgtcGGTGGCGGCGGTGTCAGCAGCGGTCAAAGGCAAACCCAAACCGGACTCCATATCCGAGGATGAGCGCAGCGAGGTGCGCTACTCCTCTTCCGGCTACTACGAGAGTCCccacgacgaggacgacgaggagCAGGTGACGACCACATGCAAGGCACGACGCCTGAGGCACGAGGATAACAAGCGGCGAAAGACCAGCATGAAGCTGGACATCGAGAAGGAGAACATGCGAGCCCTCACTAGTCCCATCAAGAAGGCCGCGGCGGGAAAGCAGCAATCGCTGCAGTCCCCAGAGCAGCACAGCGCTGCTGGAGCCTTGGAGAACGGCAGTCCCAGCAAAATAAAACGTTTCCGTCCGAAGATACGACGACAGTTGCGCAAGAGCTCCCGCGAAGATGTcctggcggcggcagtggcccGAAGGACTAGGCCCACTATCTATGGCCTGAGCAGCGCCAGTGGGGATacggagctgctgctggatgccAGCATGACCACCACACTGGGTCCGAGTCCCAGGCCGAGCATTGTGCCCACCACAGCAGCCATAACAACGgaaaccacaaccacaacagtCATGGGAGCGgccccaccgccgccgcaggctcaggagcaggagcagctgaagAAGCCCCACAGctgtgccacgcccacatccCTGCTGTCGCCGAAACTGCCCACAGTAAGCAGCACCCAATCCAAGTCCACGTCGGAGGCGACGTTTCAACTGAAGGCCAAGTCCATCGAGTCGTTGCGCTCGGTGTCGCCCGGCTCCGACTCTGTGTTCTACAGCGAGGCTGATGGCACGGCGGCCAGTGCCACCGATCAGGGACACTGCCATCACTGCGGCAAGGAGATGGAGGGCAAGCAGCAGGAGCTCGCAGGCGACTCTGTGGAGTCGATACCCTACATCGAACAGGAGGCGGACATTGTGAAGCCGCCATCGGACTTTGCCGACTCCCCGGTGACTACGAAAACCACTCAGCGGCTGTACAAGAAAATGGACAAGCGTTTCCGATCCGAAGAGCGCTATCACGCTGGCGAGAGGGGCAGGCACTACAAGACCCGCCAGGAGAACATCAGAGCCAAGAGTGAGGAGCGCGGTCGAGCTCCCAGCCTGCCCAATACTCCCGTTCTGCGTCCGGCCGGCTCTAGTCCCTGTGTCCTGCCCGATATCAACACGGAACAGAACCATCATATCATCTACAAGGGCCACTACGACGAGGGCCGATACACCCGCCTCACGGACGATGATCTCTGGACGCAGCTGGATCATCAGTGTTTCG ATCGTTCGCGGGAGCGCCGTGCCTCTACCGAGTCCGAGAAGGGTTTCCATGCCAAGTACCAGGTGATTCTCCATCGTCTCGTTCAGCGTCGATGCACACTGGAGATGTATCATCGCCAGAAGAACAATAATTTTC GCGTGGACAAAACAGTTGTGGTGAAGAGTGATTCGGGGGAGTTCGGCTTCCGCATCCATGGCTCAAAGCCCGTCGTTGTGGCCGCCATCGAGCCGGAGACCCCGGCGGAGAGCTCTGGCCTGGAGGTTGGCGACATTATCATATCGGTTAACGGCGTCCAAGTGCTAGACAAACACCACACCGAGGTCGTGAAGATCGCGCACGATGGCTGCGAGAAGCTGGAACTTCAGGTGGCCCGCACCATTGGTGTCCTGATGCACGAGCAACTGGAGCCCCCCAGCGAGCCCATCTTCAGTGGCTATCTGTGGCGCCAGAGCGGCCAGGCCAAGGGGGCGCCCAATGCCAAGAAATGGGTGCGACGTTGGTTCTCCTTGAGGCCGGATAATTGTCTGTACTACTACAAAACAGAAGAC GACTCGCAGCCCGTTGGGGCCATGATCATGGCCAAGCATACTGTGGATCTGTGCCCGGTGGACATCGGCAAGCCTTTTGCCTTCAAAGTGGACGCTGGCGAGGGCATACCCATGTACGTGGCCGCCGACTCTGATGATTTGGCCAACAGATGGCTGAATCTGCTGCGCCAGGCTGCCTCCCAGGATAACCAGTGGCTGGACAAGAG TGCCCGGTGTCTGTACCAGGCTCCGACCAGCATTCAGAGGCCTGATTGCTTTGGCTATTTGCTGAAATTGGGCTCAAGGTGGTGCGGCTGGTCGAAACGCTATTGTGTACTTAAGGATGCCTGCCTCTATTTTTACCAAGATGCAAATAGCAAGAGTGCATTCG GAATGGCCTGCTTGCACGGCTACAAGGTGGCCTCAATGTCCACGAATGCGTCCGGCAAGAAGAACTCATTCGAGATAATACCACCAGAAACGAAATTGCGTCACTATTATTTCTGCACTGAAAGCGAAATGGATAAGAAGCG CTGGATATCCGCCTTGGAGTACTCCATTGATCGCTGGATAAAGTCCGGGTAA